CCAGGTCGGTCCCTCCGGCAGGTCGGCCAGCACGGCGCCAGCGATGGTGGCACCGGGCGGGTTAGCCGCCTGGGAGGGGATCGCGGACACCGCCTTCCCGGCGGCGAGCACTGCGTCGACGATCACGGACCCATCTGTGACCCGACCGCCGACCAGCGGCAGCATGGCGTTCAGGGCGGTCCGGGTGGCGGCACGGCCAGAGACATGCCCACCCATACCGTCAACCACGATGAAGGCCGGCGAAACCGCTAGATAACCGTCCTCGTTGACGCGTCGAAAACGACCGATATCCGTCGCCGCACCAACTATGGTGCGTTCCGGCTGCCCGCCATCGGTCAGGGACTGCGGTGCCGCCAGAGCGGTTGCCGTCAGCGCCGAGTGATCGGGATCGGCAGGGTCGAGCGGCTCACTGGCCTCGCGCATCAGCGCCTCCTCCTACATGCAGGTTTATTGACCCGACGATACCCGGCGAGCGGCCAAAGCGCTCTCTCGGGTAGGCTCTGGCCTACGGCACCGGCCGGCGGCCCGCGAAGACGCGCGGACCGAGCCCACGCAGTCGCAAAGGATCCAGCATGTCTCAGCCTCAGGACGATCTCGTCGCACGGGCGAGCGACCCCAATGCGGAACTCACGACCCTGCACGAGCTCGCCAACAACTACCCGGGTCTGCGCCCCTATATCGCGGAGAATCCCCGCACCTACCCGGCACTCCTGGAGTGGCTGGGCACTTTGGGGGACCCCGCCGTCGACGCCGCCCTGGCGCGCCGCACGGCCTCCGCAACCACCCAGGCCCTGAGCCCCGAACAGGCGCGGGAGGCGATTCAGGCGGCCGCCCAGCCGGACGTCCCCAATGGGCAGATCTCCCCCACGGGCCCGGATGCACCCGCCGATGCGGCGGGACTCACGCAGGCCATCTCCCAGGCCGACGTCGCACGCGCGGTCACCCCCGAGCGCCGTCCCATCATGGAGGGGCGTCAAATTGCCCACGACGCGACGCCCACCGCCGCCCAGATCCACCAGCAGCAGCCCCCGCAGCAGCCGGCCCAGCCCACCTATCCGCAGCAGCCCGCCTTCCAGCAGGGCCCACCCGCCCAGCCGCAGCAGCCGACCTATCCGCAGCAGCCCGCCTACCAGCAGGGACGACCCGCCTATCCGCAGCAGCCGGTCCAGCCTCAACCCGCCTACCAACCGGCACAACCCGCCTACCCGCAGCAGTCCCCCCAGCAGCCTGCGGCCGACAACCAGGGCGTGTTCGGAGTCGGCATGCCCGAGTCGGAGGAGCAGCGCGGCTCCAGCAACCGCTGGCTGTGGATACTGGGCGGCATTGCCCTGGTGCTCGTGGTCGCCCTTATCGTGTGGTTTTTCACATCTGACCACGGCGGCTCGGACGCCGCACCCACAACCGACACCGTGCAGGCCGAGGTCCCGCAGGCATCCTCCGCCGCCCCCACGCCAAAAGAGACGGAAGATTCGCCGTCGCCAACGCCCAGCCCGTCGGCGACGCGGCATCTGACCGCGCCCGCCCCCGCCGAGGCAATAGAGATGAGTGCCTTCACCACGCCGTCGGGAAACATCAGTTGCGTGCTGACCGACGACTCGGTCTCCTGCACCATTAACGAGCACGATTTCATCCCAACCGACAGCTCATGCAACGATTCCAACGCCCAGGCCTTCACCGCCAGCGTGGATACCGAAGGCCAGGCGACCGGGAGCTGCAACATAGCCTTCTCCGCGACGGGCGCCTCATTGAGCTACGGCGCTTCCGCCAAGAATGACGCCTTCGCCTGCACCTCCAGCGAGTCAGGGGTCGACTGCTGGAGCCAGGTGTCCGGCAACGGCTTCCAACTCTCGCGCTCCAACGCCGACCCCACCAGCCGCTGAGCCCCGCCCACACCCCGCCCGCATGCACCCAACGGCGCAGTCAGCGGGGCTCCTGTCCTGAAAAAGCAACCTCCAGACCACATCAGAACTGAATGTCCTCCAGCTACGGCACCATCCTGCGTCGTCCCGGCGCCCTACGCTTCTCCATCGCGGGCCTGATCGCCCGCTTCCCCATGTCCATGGTGGGCATCTCCACCATCCTGGCGGTCCAGGAGCTGTACGGAAGCTACTCGGCGGCGGGGATGGTCTCCGCCGCGAATGTGGTGGCGGTGGCCGTGGGCGCGCCGGTACTGGCCCGACTCGTCGACGCCCACGGACAGTGCCGGATCATGCTGCCGGCCACCGCCTGCTCGGCGACGGCCCTGATCGGACTGGTCGTCGCCACGCAGGCTCGTGCGCCGCTAGGGGTGCTGCTGGTGTTGTCGGCGCTGGCGGGCCTACTGGCGGGGTCCTTCGGCTCGTTGGTGCGTTCCCGTTGGACGGGGGTGTTGAACACCCCGGAGCAGGTGCACACCGCCTTCTCCCTGGAGGCAGCACTTGACGAGGTCGCCTTCATCATCGGACCGGTGCTGGCCACGGTGCTGTGCACCTCGCTGCCAGCTACCAGCGGCTGGATCGCCGCCGTCGTGCTACAAGTGGGTGGCGGAATGTGGTTCTTGTCGCAGCGCGCCACCGAGCCGACCCCGCACCGGCGCTCTTCCAGTCGTCCCCTGCCCGATCATGCTGAGGACGCACGGCAGACCTTTGATGACCTCCACGAGCCGGGGCGAGCGCAGGACCCGCGACCGGTGCTGCGGCACGGCGCCGTCGTGGCCGTGATCGCCGTCTTCCTGGCCTCCGGCGCCATGTTCGGTGCGAACGACGTCGCCGCCGTCGCCTTCGCCACGGAGCTGGGCATGAAGTCGGCCGCCGGAACAGTGCTGGCGGCCTGGGGTGTCGGCTCCTTCACCGCCGCGATCATTTACGGCTCACGCCCCTGGCGTCGGCCACTGTGGCAGCAGTTCCTCCTGGGCACGACGGCCCTGGCCGTGGGCGCCTCAACCCTCATATTTGCCCCGAATCTGGTGGTGCTGGGGGCGCTCATGGCGCTGACCGGCATGGCGATCGGCCCAACAATCACCGTCGGAAACTCGATCACCCAGGTCTCGGTGGCGCCGTCGCAACTGACCGAAGGGCTGGCCTGGGTCGGCACCGCCATGAATATCGGCGTTTCACTGGGCTCCATGCTCGGCGGCCTCGCGATCGACGCGGCCGGCAGTCACGGCGGTTACCTGCTGGTCGCCGTCGCGGCGTGGCTCGCCGTCGTCGTATGCCTGTGTGGACTACGGGCGCTGCAGCGCGCCCACCCGCACCGGGGCCTACCAGGCACTGGGGAGGTTCACGGCGCCTGCGACCGGCGTGCCACCGACCGCCGACCGGCATCGCCAGCACCTACGGAGCCGTGAGCGCCACGGACACTCGACTACCGGCACATCCCGGTTATTCGGGTCCGCCCTAAACTGCTCCGCGTGGAGTCCCTCAAACGTGCACTCACCTCACCTGT
This genomic stretch from Actinomyces qiguomingii harbors:
- a CDS encoding MFS transporter — translated: MSSSYGTILRRPGALRFSIAGLIARFPMSMVGISTILAVQELYGSYSAAGMVSAANVVAVAVGAPVLARLVDAHGQCRIMLPATACSATALIGLVVATQARAPLGVLLVLSALAGLLAGSFGSLVRSRWTGVLNTPEQVHTAFSLEAALDEVAFIIGPVLATVLCTSLPATSGWIAAVVLQVGGGMWFLSQRATEPTPHRRSSSRPLPDHAEDARQTFDDLHEPGRAQDPRPVLRHGAVVAVIAVFLASGAMFGANDVAAVAFATELGMKSAAGTVLAAWGVGSFTAAIIYGSRPWRRPLWQQFLLGTTALAVGASTLIFAPNLVVLGALMALTGMAIGPTITVGNSITQVSVAPSQLTEGLAWVGTAMNIGVSLGSMLGGLAIDAAGSHGGYLLVAVAAWLAVVVCLCGLRALQRAHPHRGLPGTGEVHGACDRRATDRRPASPAPTEP
- a CDS encoding PP2C family protein-serine/threonine phosphatase; translation: MREASEPLDPADPDHSALTATALAAPQSLTDGGQPERTIVGAATDIGRFRRVNEDGYLAVSPAFIVVDGMGGHVSGRAATRTALNAMLPLVGGRVTDGSVIVDAVLAAGKAVSAIPSQAANPPGATIAGAVLADLPEGPTWIAFNVGDSRVYLLRDDLLSQLSHDHSQVQDLVDAGRITPAQARFDSRRNVVTRALGAGLDQAAYPELHLETARGGDRILVCSDGLSDELDDDALAAVLGSGLGAQRTAEAAVAAALEAGGHDNVTAVVVDLVEESS